A window from Mycobacterium saskatchewanense encodes these proteins:
- a CDS encoding PHP domain-containing protein produces the protein MDPVAALRQIAYYKDRSRHDPRRVMAYRNAADIIEGLDDAERERHGQANSWQSLPGIGPKTAKVIDQAWSGREPDLLVELRSSAEDLGGGEIRAALRGDLHLHSNWSDGSAPIDEMMATAAALGHEYCALTDHSPRLTIANGLSPERLRAQLDVIDRLRDRFAPMRILTGIEVDILEDGGLDQEPELLERLDVVVASVHSKLSMDAAAMTRRMVRAVSNPHADVLGHCTGRLVSGNRGIRPESQFDAEAVFTACRDHGTAVEINSRPERRDPPSRLLNVALEIGCLFSIDTDAHAPGQLDFLGYGAQRAVDAGVPVDRVVNTWPADKLLEWTRRN, from the coding sequence ATGGACCCGGTAGCAGCGCTTCGGCAGATCGCCTACTACAAGGACCGCAGCCGGCACGACCCGCGACGCGTGATGGCCTACCGCAATGCCGCCGACATCATCGAGGGCCTGGACGACGCCGAGCGCGAGCGGCACGGGCAGGCCAACAGCTGGCAGTCGCTGCCCGGCATCGGGCCGAAAACCGCGAAGGTCATCGACCAGGCGTGGTCCGGTCGCGAGCCCGACCTGCTGGTCGAGCTGAGATCCTCGGCCGAGGATCTGGGCGGCGGGGAGATCCGCGCCGCGCTGCGGGGTGACCTGCACCTGCACTCGAACTGGTCGGACGGATCGGCGCCCATCGACGAGATGATGGCCACCGCGGCCGCGCTGGGCCACGAGTACTGCGCGCTCACCGACCACTCACCACGGCTGACGATCGCCAACGGCCTGTCGCCGGAGCGGTTGCGCGCGCAACTCGACGTGATCGACCGGCTGCGCGACCGGTTCGCGCCGATGCGGATCCTCACCGGGATCGAGGTCGACATCCTCGAAGACGGTGGTCTGGACCAGGAGCCCGAACTGCTGGAGCGCCTCGACGTGGTCGTGGCGAGCGTGCATTCGAAGCTGTCGATGGATGCCGCGGCGATGACCCGGCGCATGGTGCGCGCCGTGTCCAATCCGCACGCCGACGTGCTCGGCCATTGCACCGGCCGGCTGGTCTCGGGAAACCGCGGCATCCGGCCCGAGTCCCAGTTCGACGCCGAGGCGGTGTTCACCGCCTGCCGCGACCACGGCACTGCGGTGGAGATCAACTCCCGTCCCGAGCGGCGCGACCCGCCGTCGCGGCTGCTGAACGTGGCGCTGGAGATCGGCTGCTTGTTCAGCATCGACACCGACGCCCACGCGCCCGGCCAACTCGACTTCCTCGGCTACGGCGCCCAACGCGCGGTCGACGCCGGCGTCCCCGTCGACCGCGTCGTCAACACGTGGCCGGCCGACAAGCTGCTGGAGTGGACCAGGCGCAACTGA
- a CDS encoding LLM class F420-dependent oxidoreductase: MRFAFKTSPQNTTWVQMLSVWQAADDIEVYESGWTFDHFYPIFSDSSGPCLEGWTTLTALAQATKRLRLGTLVTGIHYRHPAVLANMAAALDIISNGRLELGIGAGWNEEESGAYGIELGSIRERFDRFEEACEVLTSLLSQDTTDFDGKYYQLKGARNEPKGVQRPHPPICIGGSGEKRTLPITARYAQHWNFAGGTPDVFARKRDVLAAECANIGRDPKEITLSAHLRLDAERNYGQILEEAAALSAEGLDLGIVYINPPHDPAVLEPLAQAIRDSGLWTGGN, translated from the coding sequence ATGCGATTCGCGTTCAAGACATCACCTCAGAACACCACATGGGTCCAGATGCTGTCCGTCTGGCAGGCCGCCGACGACATCGAGGTCTACGAGTCCGGCTGGACCTTCGACCACTTCTACCCGATCTTTTCCGACAGCAGCGGGCCCTGCCTCGAGGGCTGGACGACGCTGACCGCGCTGGCGCAGGCCACCAAGCGGCTGCGGCTCGGCACGCTGGTCACCGGGATCCACTACCGCCACCCGGCGGTGCTCGCCAACATGGCGGCCGCGCTCGACATCATCTCCAACGGACGGCTCGAACTGGGGATCGGCGCCGGTTGGAACGAGGAGGAATCGGGCGCGTACGGCATCGAGCTGGGCAGCATCAGAGAACGGTTCGACCGGTTCGAGGAGGCCTGCGAGGTGCTCACCAGCCTGCTGAGCCAGGACACCACCGACTTCGACGGCAAGTACTACCAGCTCAAGGGTGCCCGCAACGAGCCGAAGGGCGTGCAGCGGCCGCATCCTCCGATCTGCATCGGCGGCAGCGGGGAGAAGCGCACGCTGCCGATCACGGCGCGCTACGCCCAGCACTGGAATTTCGCCGGAGGAACGCCGGACGTGTTCGCCCGCAAGCGCGACGTGCTGGCCGCGGAGTGCGCGAATATCGGGCGCGACCCGAAGGAGATCACCCTCTCCGCGCACCTGCGCCTGGACGCCGAGCGCAACTACGGGCAGATCCTCGAGGAAGCGGCGGCCCTGTCTGCCGAAGGCCTGGACCTGGGGATCGTGTACATCAACCCGCCGCACGACCCGGCCGTGCTGGAACCGCTGGCACAAGCGATCCGGGACTCCGGGCTGTGGACGGGCGGCAACTGA
- a CDS encoding PPE family protein, with product MDFAVLPPEVNSGRMYVGAGAGPLVTAAAAWDAVAAELNSAATWSRSVVSELSGGPWVGRSSSLMVASVSPYVSWMSVTAAQAEQAAGQLGSVVAAYEAAFAATVPPVQVEVNRALLASLVATNILGQNTAAIASTEAQYAEMWAQDAAAMYGYAGACAVAARLTPFDSPPAATNVAATGGPSAVASRAAASVAGAGGAQSVLSQLISTLPSTLQTLAAGFGTPSLNPITWLEDALTSPTGTALNNFLATIGGNGLDLGSGGFLGGSLTFLTSPFFPLALHPPVAGLAGSSTALDGGLGSTLVGAGAPVGSGGGVAAGLGGASAVGKLSVPSSWVTAPGVRLVAAASPSADGLPSAATAGPAGPYGGMPPVGPVGGLINAPSSGQARAQTNSRTKALPPWALEPATREHTPGGGETPSAPGGDQAISTREQLAELRNAIADVARQRDVLKRTAVVLMEEAAQK from the coding sequence GTGGATTTTGCGGTGTTGCCGCCGGAGGTCAATTCCGGGCGGATGTATGTGGGTGCGGGGGCCGGGCCGTTGGTGACGGCGGCGGCGGCGTGGGATGCGGTGGCGGCTGAGTTGAATTCGGCGGCTACGTGGTCTCGGTCGGTGGTGTCTGAGTTGTCGGGTGGGCCGTGGGTGGGGCGGTCGTCGAGTTTGATGGTCGCCTCGGTGTCTCCGTATGTGTCGTGGATGAGTGTGACCGCGGCGCAGGCTGAGCAGGCCGCCGGGCAGTTGGGGTCGGTGGTGGCGGCCTATGAGGCGGCGTTTGCCGCGACGGTGCCGCCGGTGCAGGTGGAGGTGAACCGGGCGTTGTTGGCGTCGTTGGTGGCGACCAATATTTTGGGGCAGAACACTGCGGCGATCGCGTCGACCGAGGCGCAGTATGCCGAGATGTGGGCCCAGGACGCGGCGGCGATGTATGGGTATGCGGGGGCCTGTGCGGTGGCGGCGAGGTTGACGCCGTTCGACTCGCCGCCGGCGGCGACCAATGTGGCCGCGACGGGCGGGCCATCGGCGGTGGCCTCTCGGGCAGCTGCCTCGGTGGCCGGTGCCGGCGGCGCGCAATCGGTTCTGTCCCAACTCATCTCAACCCTGCCCAGCACACTGCAAACACTCGCCGCCGGATTCGGCACACCGTCTCTCAACCCGATCACATGGCTGGAGGACGCTTTGACCAGCCCTACGGGCACTGCCCTCAACAACTTTCTGGCGACCATCGGGGGCAACGGACTCGACCTGGGCAGCGGTGGTTTCTTGGGCGGCAGTTTGACGTTCCTCACGAGCCCGTTCTTCCCGTTGGCTTTGCATCCGCCGGTGGCTGGATTGGCCGGGTCATCCACGGCGCTCGACGGTGGCCTCGGGTCGACGTTGGTGGGTGCGGGGGCCCCGGTGGGCTCGGGCGGCGGGGTGGCCGCCGGCTTGGGCGGTGCGTCGGCGGTCGGCAAGTTATCGGTCCCCTCGTCGTGGGTGACGGCGCCGGGCGTCCGGCTTGTCGCCGCGGCATCGCCAAGCGCCGACGGTTTACCGTCGGCGGCGACAGCCGGACCGGCAGGCCCTTACGGAGGCATGCCCCCGGTGGGCCCGGTGGGAGGGCTGATCAACGCGCCGTCCTCGGGGCAGGCCCGCGCCCAGACGAATTCACGCACCAAGGCACTACCACCGTGGGCACTAGAGCCCGCCACCCGCGAGCACACCCCGGGCGGGGGGGAAACACCGAGCGCCCCGGGCGGCGACCAGGCGATCAGCACGCGGGAACAGCTCGCTGAGCTACGCAACGCAATCGCCGACGTGGCCAGGCAGCGAGATGTGCTGAAACGCACCGCCGTCGTCCTGATGGAGGAAGCGGCACAGAAATAG
- a CDS encoding PE family protein, which produces MFVTTQPEALSIAAANLGTIGSAISSQNAAASAPTTGILPAAGDEVSALVAAQFVAHAHLYQAVSSQAAAMHDLVVNALRTSADAYAATEAANAFATG; this is translated from the coding sequence GTGTTTGTGACGACCCAACCCGAGGCCCTATCGATTGCCGCCGCCAATCTGGGCACCATCGGCTCGGCGATCAGTTCCCAAAACGCGGCTGCCTCAGCCCCTACAACCGGGATCCTGCCTGCCGCGGGCGACGAGGTGTCCGCCCTGGTCGCTGCACAATTCGTCGCGCATGCGCACCTGTATCAGGCTGTCAGCAGCCAGGCCGCGGCGATGCACGATCTGGTCGTCAACGCACTGCGGACAAGCGCGGATGCTTATGCGGCGACGGAAGCGGCCAACGCATTCGCGACCGGCTAG
- a CDS encoding CoA-transferase, with amino-acid sequence MDDTPGACATTKLQDVDRLNAGIGLPMLVPDDAHIVLQPDNRPLDHGAYSPEGEEGLRLINACKEAVIVVPGANFFDSTASIAMIRSGKLDVGVLDGIQVNACRDSSNPVVRGALVKGMGGAMDSVPGARKIIVLMEHCACDGGLKIRAENTLPLTGAAVVNRIIAGNGVRPAELAPGVDAPEGRRCTEALLLVDQLATSPVIRGAPPQSGPVHLTEWS; translated from the coding sequence ATGGACGACACACCTGGCGCATGCGCCACAACCAAACTGCAGGACGTTGACCGTCTCAACGCCGGCATCGGGTTGCCGATGCTAGTGCCCGACGACGCACACATCGTCCTTCAACCGGACAATAGACCCCTTGACCATGGAGCTTATTCCCCTGAGGGAGAAGAGGGTTTGCGCTTGATCAATGCTTGCAAGGAGGCCGTCATCGTTGTGCCGGGCGCCAACTTCTTCGACTCGACGGCCAGCATCGCGATGATTCGCTCGGGTAAGTTGGACGTCGGGGTTCTCGACGGCATACAGGTCAATGCATGCCGAGATTCGAGCAACCCGGTGGTTCGGGGAGCGCTGGTGAAGGGCATGGGCGGCGCGATGGACTCGGTACCGGGCGCTCGCAAAATCATTGTGTTGATGGAGCATTGCGCATGCGACGGCGGCCTGAAAATTCGTGCGGAGAACACCTTGCCGCTCACCGGCGCGGCTGTTGTGAACCGAATCATCGCCGGGAACGGCGTGCGTCCGGCCGAATTGGCGCCGGGGGTCGACGCACCCGAGGGCCGGCGGTGTACAGAGGCTCTGCTCTTGGTTGATCAATTGGCGACGTCGCCGGTGATTCGCGGTGCGCCGCCGCAGTCAGGACCAGTCCACCTCACAGAATGGAGTTGA
- a CDS encoding hydantoinase B/oxoprolinase family protein, which produces MTTVNDRPAGHLTAEEQQWVDQFMDETTLFLGPDREIMRSHSISARSLHEDLAIAAGVDRLQVERIRKRIAGALDEGYEMCEAQGAAPGAKWGDLTTAIYTGAGDVSYLSCHGVIAFSAILHHPIRYIMKYWKDEPTVGIHEGDGFIHNDARFGNVHNTDQSMIMPIIRDGEIIAWVAATIHEGENGACEPGGMPSGSETAFDDGLRMSPFKIVERGELRRDLLTFLQHSVRDPKLQLADLKVKITAVRKIMERIDKVIDEVGTDTFVAALRITVEDVDAEVRRRISELPDGTYRFDQFMDSTLKENILIKFACKVTVKGNTMTVDLRGTGPEILNRAINSPLCSVKSMMMQAILAFWWPDLPRCTAAMSCIEIISDEGTWADASYDAPMGQSLQASFRGFSAMQALYSRMSFSCPHKYSNVVANWFNQINTFLWGGITQHGDMVGNLCADLNGMPGGAKPFRDGEDAVSPLFCAMADTAEQEVMEEEVPFMQLVAKRLVRDNMGFGKFNGGMGYEMIVAAEGTPQWGFMTVTSGAKFSSIYGMYGGYGCGTYPLAMVKGTNVYEHFRQDNKKFDLSMEKVMNERPFPDGRYSTYHMGLQFDLAKDGELYMISQGAGGGYGDPLERLPESVIRDVELGRISQRVAEDVFGVRYDPATFRLDASGTEKARAQVRKTRLQRGKPFAEFCADFVKPEPPKDLAYYGSWGAWTPETPDVVATVYTIDGPERVTAPLQELPIVMVPDRREVKIAKLEARIAEFEERCGVNVRRLT; this is translated from the coding sequence ATGACCACAGTTAACGATCGTCCAGCCGGCCACCTGACTGCCGAAGAGCAGCAGTGGGTGGACCAGTTCATGGACGAAACCACACTTTTCCTCGGGCCCGACCGAGAGATCATGCGCAGCCACAGCATCTCCGCACGATCTCTGCACGAAGACCTGGCGATCGCCGCCGGTGTGGACCGACTGCAGGTGGAGCGCATCCGCAAACGCATCGCCGGCGCGCTGGACGAGGGCTACGAGATGTGCGAGGCCCAGGGCGCTGCTCCCGGCGCGAAGTGGGGCGACCTCACGACGGCGATCTACACCGGTGCCGGCGATGTCTCGTATCTGTCGTGCCACGGGGTCATCGCCTTCAGTGCGATCCTGCACCACCCGATTCGCTACATCATGAAGTACTGGAAGGACGAGCCGACGGTCGGCATTCATGAAGGCGACGGTTTCATCCACAACGACGCCCGATTCGGCAACGTGCACAACACCGATCAGTCGATGATCATGCCGATCATCCGTGACGGCGAAATCATCGCCTGGGTGGCTGCCACCATTCACGAAGGCGAAAACGGCGCCTGCGAACCGGGCGGCATGCCTTCGGGCTCGGAAACGGCTTTCGACGACGGGCTGCGGATGAGCCCGTTCAAGATCGTCGAGCGTGGTGAGCTGCGCCGCGATTTGCTGACCTTCCTGCAGCACTCGGTGCGCGATCCGAAGCTGCAGCTGGCCGATCTGAAGGTGAAGATCACCGCGGTACGCAAGATCATGGAGCGTATCGACAAGGTCATCGACGAGGTCGGCACCGACACGTTCGTGGCCGCGCTACGTATCACGGTGGAGGACGTCGATGCTGAGGTGCGGCGACGGATCAGCGAATTGCCGGATGGCACCTATCGGTTCGACCAATTCATGGATAGCACTCTCAAAGAGAACATCCTGATCAAGTTCGCGTGCAAGGTCACCGTCAAGGGCAACACGATGACCGTCGATCTGCGCGGGACCGGGCCGGAGATCCTCAATCGCGCGATCAACTCCCCCCTCTGCTCGGTGAAATCGATGATGATGCAAGCAATTCTGGCATTCTGGTGGCCGGACCTGCCGCGCTGCACCGCCGCGATGAGCTGTATCGAGATCATCTCCGATGAGGGCACCTGGGCCGATGCTTCCTACGACGCACCGATGGGCCAGTCGCTGCAAGCCTCCTTCCGCGGATTCTCGGCCATGCAGGCCCTCTACAGCAGGATGTCGTTCTCCTGTCCGCACAAGTACAGCAATGTGGTCGCAAACTGGTTCAACCAGATCAACACGTTCCTGTGGGGCGGTATCACTCAGCACGGCGACATGGTCGGGAACCTGTGCGCGGATCTCAACGGGATGCCCGGTGGCGCAAAGCCATTCCGCGATGGTGAGGACGCCGTGTCGCCGCTGTTCTGTGCCATGGCGGACACCGCCGAGCAGGAGGTGATGGAAGAGGAGGTGCCCTTCATGCAGCTCGTCGCAAAGCGCCTGGTTCGCGACAACATGGGTTTCGGAAAGTTCAACGGCGGGATGGGATACGAGATGATCGTGGCCGCCGAGGGCACTCCGCAGTGGGGGTTCATGACGGTGACCTCGGGCGCGAAGTTCTCGTCGATCTACGGGATGTACGGCGGCTACGGCTGCGGTACCTACCCACTGGCCATGGTCAAAGGCACCAACGTGTATGAGCATTTCCGGCAGGACAATAAGAAATTCGACCTGTCGATGGAGAAGGTGATGAACGAGCGGCCGTTCCCGGATGGTCGTTACTCCACCTATCACATGGGTCTGCAGTTCGACCTCGCCAAAGACGGTGAGCTGTACATGATCAGCCAGGGTGCCGGCGGCGGCTACGGAGATCCGCTGGAGCGCCTGCCCGAGTCCGTGATCCGCGACGTCGAACTCGGTCGGATCAGTCAGCGGGTCGCCGAGGATGTGTTCGGGGTCCGCTATGACCCGGCAACGTTCCGGCTGGACGCCTCGGGCACCGAAAAGGCGAGGGCACAGGTGCGCAAGACACGCCTGCAGCGCGGCAAGCCGTTCGCTGAATTCTGCGCCGACTTCGTCAAGCCGGAGCCACCAAAGGATCTCGCCTACTACGGGTCATGGGGCGCGTGGACCCCGGAAACCCCGGACGTCGTCGCCACCGTCTACACGATCGACGGTCCCGAACGTGTCACCGCACCGCTGCAGGAACTGCCGATCGTGATGGTGCCCGACCGTCGGGAGGTCAAGATTGCCAAACTCGAGGCCCGCATCGCCGAATTCGAGGAGCGGTGCGGCGTAAACGTCAGGCGCCTGACGTAA